ATCGCTGAACCAAGTCttcggaagaaaaaaaaatcaaagcctAGCTTCAAGAAAATTACTCGCGAAAAGAAGCAGCCGAAAAACACTTTTTCAAACATCGACGATGTTGATGAAAAGATCGAACACTGCCTTCAGTTAGCTGATGACACGTTCAACATCAGCACTTATCGCGAAGAGTCCTCCAACCACTGGGATCTCAACTCTACAGAGCTGGAACAAGACCAATCTTTCATTAAATATCTCGAAGAATTGGATGACCCAATATCTGAAGATGAACTAGCCGAGTGGTCACACGACATCGACTTATTCATGGAAGGATTAAACAATCCCCACAAGCTCGAAGCCTTCTGGTAGCGATCCAAAGCGAAGAAGCTGTGGGACGATTCACAAAACAAGTCAGCAACTCAAGTGGATCAATACCTATCACAATCCCACCCTACAGAAGACTCTGTTTCAATAGATGACTACATGAGTCGCTGGTGCAACACCATCCAAACTCCAAATTCCCCTACTCCGCAAGAAGATCTCCGCATGCCGCGGTTATTTTCTCCTAAGGAACGTGACAATTTGGGAAAATACGATAAATTCATAAATGAACTTTCAGTCCGAATCGAAGGCGGATGGCTCCCAGCTGACATCCCCCCATATGATGAAGACCTTCTTCGACACACTCTCGGACTCTCTCCAGATTCGGACCAAGTCCTCAAAAGAAACCGGCTCGTACTACGATCCGATTTGGACAAGAAGACTGAATCCGACAAGGAGTCGACTTCTACGGCCACTACAAAAATGGAACTGCAGTCCTCAGAGAAGCAACAACTCTCAGAAGACGAAGAACTACCATTCCAACATAGCTTTCCGCTCAAGGAAGACAACATCAATTCAAAAACTCGCAGCCACAATCGCGAAATTTTCATGTCTTTCCTTTCGGACGCTACGAACCGAAAAGTTGATTCCACAGCACTGGAAGACTTGAACTATGACGAATTCATCTCTGAACCGGAGATAactgaagcagcagcagctagccatGAAATTCCTCCACCGGGAATCACATTCACCGTCCATCTAGACAACACCCCAAGATGATTCTCAAGACAGAGCATCATCAACAACTTGGCGACTCGTTCGACTACTCCAACAGTGACTTACACAATGTTATCAACATTGGCTGTAACGCAAAATTAGTCATCATCAACAAAAGGGAAGATCATGAGGAAGTCGAAGCCTACAGTCCAACATCTAATTTCTGGATACCTTATATCTACGGGTACAACCCGCGAAAACGACGTCGCGACAAGGCAGCACCTCCTTCTCAACCAAAGCAGTCGACGATTGATTCTACTCAACAAAAAATCCATTCAAAGTGCTTCCTGCATCCCAAAGGAAAGCACTCGAGTTTTCAATGTAGCACTCTTCGCAAAGCACTCGGAGCATCCCCATCTTCTGCCAACAAAGACAACAAAAAGGAGACCCAACACGAGCAAAATCCTTTCCAATAAGGGATCAAGCATGCCAGCTACTCaaacgagtcatctattgggcttacccccggtcttacacccaataaagattaggatgggttcgcccgaactctgactcgagtcatctattgggcttacccccagtcttacacccaataaaggctaggttAGGTTCgctcgagctctgactcaacCCCAAAATTACTCGCATTGGCAATCAAGTCATCTATTGGCTTACCGCCgatcttacacccaataaaggctaggatggattcgcccgagctctgactcagtcCACTACCCATGTTGACAGAAGGCAAATACTAAAATGAGTCATCTactgggcttacccccggtcttacacccaataaaggctaggatgggttcgcccgagctctgacacAGTTCACTACCCGTGTTGGCAGAAGACAAATATTCAAGTCGATCCTCGGTCCTACACCCAATAAACACCAAGATGGATCCACTTGAATTAGACTCCAATATAAAGAAATCGAGTGCTTCAAAACTGGATGAAAGAGAAGATTTCATCACTGGAGCCATGAGCTCCCCCCTCCCAAGGGGTTACTTCTTCGGGAGTCGATACTCCATCAGTTATTCTAAATACCAACCTTTCCTTGTTAAGTTAAGGTCAAAGGCACAGCGAATCGGGTAGCTGGGGCTAGGGGACATGAGCTTCACGGCCCAAGAGACAAAGTTGTCTACCATCTTCAGGAGTAAAACCTagagacatgagctccccctccccAAGGGTGGTTACTccttcggctacctcgaataccaacctttctttgttcactcaaagtcaaaggcacgtcgaatcgagtagtcggggctaagggacacGAGCCTTACGGCCCTAGAGTCAAGCTCTGTACACtatcgtccatgagacgacaaatGATTGACTACTATGGTACTCGATGGGGCAAGCTCCCTATTTTCCCAAGAGGAACTTCtcgtccatgaggcgacaaatcatcgactacttcggtactcaaCCGTCAGATGGGACAAgctccctatttcccaagaggaacttttcgtccatgaggcgacaaatCATCGACTACTCTGGTTCTCGACCTCCGGATGGGACAAGCTCCCTATTTCCCAAAAGGATCTCTTCGTCCACGAGACGATAATTTATCGACTACTTCAGTACTCGATCCTCAGATGGGACCAGCTCCCTATCTCTCAAAAAGGATTTTTttctctcgtccatgagacgataaTTTATCGACTACTTCAGTACTCGATCCTCAGATGGGACCAGCTCCCTATCTCTCAAaaaggattttttttctctcgtccatgagacggcAATTGATTGATTACTTCAGTACTAAATCCTCggatgggacaagttccctatctccaaGAAGGACTTATCATCCAAAGAGATGGCAATTCATCGACTGCCACGCACTCAACTTCCAACTACTAAAAATGAACCCTTCGTCCTCAAGACGACAACTCGTCGATTACCACAGTACTCGACCGACAAACAACCTCTCCTTTTTCCACAAAGGAACTACTCGTCCACAAGACGACAAGAAAATCGACTACTACTATACTTGAAAAAAATGATTCAAGACAGCCGATGAAAAGCTTCATAAAAAAGGCAACCAGCCAACCGGCCgtcaaataaaaggaaaaaaagtatTGTACATCACAATGTTAAAAGTACTTAAGTGGACTGACACCCACACAAAAAGCCAAGAGGATATTACAACAACTGTTCAAGCCTCTGGCGCTGGCTCCAAGCTGCTGATAACCTTATCAGCGATGGGTTTTATCTCCGCGACATATTCAGAGAATCGCTCCTCCGAACAGCTTACGGCAACCCCATCGCCAATAAAAGACAAGTTCACGGAAGGGAGAAAGGACTTAACTAATCCTAAGACATGAGCCAAGTAATCCCAAGAAGTGTCGGAGAAGAAGCTGCCGAGCCGCTGGGGGGCTTCACGAAGATGCTCTAGCAGACTCTTCTCGCCAGCTTCTTCATCCTCGACCATCCCGATGACTACTTGAGCCGCCGCCTCAAGATCAGCTAGCTGCTGAGCCTTCCGATCACTATCTGCCGCCAAGTCTCTGATCTGCTTCATATCGCTGACCATTTGCTTATCAGCATCAGCCttgatcttggtcagcttctccacagcatctGCGTGACGATACATAATATTGGTCAGATCAGTCACCTCATTATCCTTTCGCAACAACAAGCTTTTAAGCTCTGTCAAAGCAAGGAAAACATGAGAacacaagaaaactacccgaaggacaagcatcaaagaaggaaaagaatacctttcttctccttggcagcAGCCTTGACCTTCTCCTGCAGTTTGGAGGCCTTATCCTTAAGAGCAGAATTATCCTGCTCCAAAGCTTCGACTCGAGCCTCCAGAAGACTGACCTTCCGCGACTGCTCCTGAGAAGACCGCtcaagagcagccatcttctcaaGTTGCCGTGCTTGCTTGAGAACAGAGTCAAGGCAGGATACTCGATAACACAACAAAAAGCACTCGAGTACAAAAGCATCTTACAACAAGAGAAGAATGACACCCCAGAATCTACTGGGCAACAGAAGTCGACGACTCGACTTCCTGCTGTGGCACCTCCCGCAAGACCAGATCGACATTAGCAGCAGCCGAAGGACTCTTCGGCCGATCCTCGCTCTGCTTGTCTGAAAAAGCTCAGAAGACATCAGCAAAAGCTCGACGAAAAAGCCAGTCGATCAAATCAAGCCACTCACCGGTGCCAGCGGTAGGAGACTCCTTGCTCGCCTCCCCGATAGACAGATCCCCCCGATCACCCACCTTCGGCGAATCTAGAGGCAGCCGGGCAATATTCTTAAGGGAATCAAAAATCCCGTTCTCCGACTCGTCAAACCCCAGAGCATCTGGATTGCTACAAAAAGAAGTACTCGACACTTCAACAACAAaatcaaaggaaagcaaaaaaGCAGTCGATCAACAATCGCACTTACTGAGAGGAGTGTTTGAGCACAAATTTCCTCGATCTAGTAAACTTCGGGACCATACTCAGCCCCGAAGCATTCTGCCCCTTAGCAGAGCCACTCCCGCCAGATTCAACCGGTGCAGCGGGAGTCGAGATGGCCAGGCTCTCAACAGAGCCCACCGCCTGTCTTTTGGAATGAGAAGGAGGCCTAAGAAGAGGAAAAACCATCAAAATCAAACGCAGCACTTCAGAAAAGTACCAACCCATACTCACATGTCACTACTACCAGCAGAGGTGGCGTCCCGCTTCCGAGTCCTTGTAGACTCGACTGCCGGCTCATCCGCTGTCCGGCCCCCAACATCAGACGCTGTCCGACTGGCCGACGGACCTGCAAACAAGATACAACTGAGGTCAATCAAGGATCCAATGTTCAATTCGaaccaaagaaaaaagaagtcagaggcacacttgagtcagtatgCGCCAAAGACACATCTTCAGGCAGAGGAGGCCTACTCTGATAGTTTTCGGGATTAATCTGCACGAAACATACTGGATCAACTCGACTACTCGACAATACCTCCCATGGACGCCTGCCAGCGCTAAAAGTCCCAGCAATATTGGCCATCCCAGCCACATTCTTCAACAACCCCAAGACCTGATCCTTCAGATCATCTTTAGTAATCTTGGATCGGCTATAACGGGAAGGATCCGCACCACCCGTATACTAAAAGCCCAAATGGACCCGCTGCTACAACAGCTGGATCCTCCGCATAGACCAATGCGCAACAACAGAAGCACCGCAAATCTGGTGATCCGCCTTCATCCACTCGATCTCCTCAAGAAGGAAGTTGACCTGATCCCCATCGCTTCCCTTGGAATTCCAGCTCGACTTTCTCACAGGGGGGCCAGGGGTGCGAgtaggaagagaagaagaaaggttcCTAATATAAAACCACATCGACTTCGAGTCGATGACCTTATCACTCAAAACATAAGGAATATACTTGGGTTGcaaggagggcccacatgtcagagcaaACGGGGGAACCAAGGGAAATGCACCACGGGATCTTGACATGGGCCCACAAATCAGACTCCCACAGatcatcgtccgttctcgtagcgaatactctaga
This genomic interval from Panicum virgatum strain AP13 chromosome 8K, P.virgatum_v5, whole genome shotgun sequence contains the following:
- the LOC120646078 gene encoding uncharacterized protein LOC120646078, whose translation is MAALERSSQEQSRKVSLLEARVEALEQDNSALKDKASKLQEKVKAAAKEKKDAVEKLTKIKADADKQMVSDMKQIRDLAADSDRKAQQLADLEAAAQVVIGMVEDEEAGEKSLLEHLREAPQRLGSFFSDTSWDYLAHVLGLVKSFLPSVNLSFIGDGVAVSCSEERFSEYVAEIKPIADKVISSLEPAPEA